From Paenibacillus polymyxa, the proteins below share one genomic window:
- the dprA gene encoding DNA-processing protein DprA, with the protein MEERWLLLGLHELEGIGRRTIQRIWSSDYRLHELLHFSEQKWIEIGLSPNQARIAAQCYDEEWVHERYQRIQSSDIGMVTYVDEDYPLLMKETVDPPWVMYTKGDKSLLHTCSVAMVGTRVPTAYGRRAAEILTEELCNAGITVVSGLARGIDSICHETALRRGGNTIGVLGTAIDQIYPPQNASLFAEMVSKGLIVSEYPPGTRSHPGMFPQRNRIIAGLTKGTLVVEADARSGSLITADAALEANRDVFAVPGPITSPKSRGTLNLIKQGAKTVTEASDIIEEYEADLRTRQVSSYNREQSLNLKKVSKASESETSEENRVVVLLEQGTMTLDELLDATAWDFGLLHAVLLSLIIKKRIAQLAGTKYKLI; encoded by the coding sequence TTGGAAGAAAGATGGCTTTTATTAGGTCTACATGAGTTAGAAGGAATCGGAAGAAGAACAATTCAGCGTATTTGGTCGAGTGATTATCGATTGCATGAGCTACTGCATTTTAGCGAACAAAAGTGGATTGAGATAGGCTTAAGTCCCAACCAGGCACGCATTGCGGCACAGTGTTACGATGAAGAATGGGTACATGAACGATATCAGCGAATTCAATCGAGTGATATTGGTATGGTAACTTATGTGGACGAAGATTACCCCCTATTAATGAAGGAAACAGTTGACCCACCTTGGGTAATGTATACAAAAGGGGATAAATCACTTTTGCACACATGTTCTGTAGCCATGGTAGGAACTCGCGTTCCTACTGCGTATGGTCGAAGAGCAGCGGAGATACTAACAGAGGAATTATGTAATGCAGGGATTACAGTAGTGAGTGGATTAGCGAGAGGAATTGACAGCATTTGCCATGAAACAGCCCTACGCCGGGGAGGCAACACGATTGGTGTGCTTGGAACAGCGATTGATCAAATTTATCCTCCCCAAAATGCCTCTTTGTTTGCAGAGATGGTTAGTAAAGGTCTGATCGTATCGGAGTATCCTCCAGGTACGAGGTCGCATCCCGGGATGTTTCCACAACGTAATCGCATTATTGCCGGTTTAACGAAGGGGACACTCGTTGTCGAAGCAGACGCTAGGAGCGGTTCCTTGATTACAGCGGATGCTGCGCTGGAGGCAAATCGAGATGTGTTTGCTGTTCCTGGGCCCATTACGTCACCGAAGAGTAGAGGCACGCTGAACTTGATTAAGCAAGGAGCCAAAACGGTCACTGAGGCTTCGGATATTATTGAGGAGTATGAAGCAGATTTGCGTACAAGGCAGGTTTCTTCATACAATAGAGAACAGAGTCTTAATCTTAAGAAGGTCTCCAAAGCATCAGAAAGTGAGACTTCTGAGGAAAATCGTGTGGTGGTGCTGCTGGAACAAGGAACCATGACACTGGATGAACTGCTTGATGCTACGGCATGGGATTTTGGACTTTTACACGCAGTTCTGTTATCGTTAATCATAAAAAAAAGGATCGCTCAACTAGCGGGCACAAAATACAAGCTTATTTAG
- the sucD gene encoding succinate--CoA ligase subunit alpha codes for MSILVDKHTKVITQGITGKTALFHAKGALDYGTQMVGGTSPGKGGTEVEITLENGQQVKLPVFNTVSEAKEATGATASVIYVPPAFAADSILEAVDAELDLVICITEGIPVLDMIKVKRFMEGKKTVLIGPNCPGVITPGECKIGIMPGYIHLPGHVGVVSRSGTLTYEAVHQLTTRGIGQSSAVGIGGDPVKGSEFIDILHRFNEDPNTHAVIMIGEIGGTAEEEAAEWIRDNMTKPVVGFIGGVTAPPGKRMGHAGAIISGGKGTAKEKIATLEACGIKVAPTPSEMGSTLVSVLEARGILNLCTTH; via the coding sequence GTGAGTATTTTGGTCGATAAGCATACAAAGGTGATTACACAGGGGATTACGGGAAAAACGGCGTTGTTCCATGCCAAAGGTGCACTTGATTACGGTACACAAATGGTAGGTGGCACCTCTCCAGGTAAGGGAGGCACCGAGGTAGAAATTACACTGGAAAACGGGCAACAGGTCAAACTGCCAGTGTTTAATACAGTAAGCGAAGCCAAGGAAGCTACAGGCGCAACTGCTAGCGTCATTTACGTGCCGCCGGCTTTCGCAGCGGATTCCATTTTGGAGGCTGTGGATGCGGAACTGGACCTCGTGATTTGTATCACAGAGGGGATTCCGGTGCTTGATATGATCAAGGTCAAACGTTTTATGGAAGGCAAAAAGACCGTTCTGATTGGCCCTAACTGTCCGGGTGTTATTACGCCAGGAGAGTGTAAGATTGGTATCATGCCAGGTTACATTCATCTGCCAGGTCATGTAGGCGTTGTGTCACGTAGTGGTACTTTGACCTATGAGGCAGTGCATCAGTTAACCACTAGAGGTATAGGTCAATCTTCCGCGGTTGGTATTGGTGGTGACCCAGTTAAAGGTTCAGAATTTATTGATATTTTACATCGCTTTAATGAGGACCCCAACACTCATGCTGTCATTATGATCGGAGAAATCGGTGGTACAGCCGAAGAAGAGGCTGCCGAGTGGATCAGGGACAATATGACGAAGCCGGTGGTTGGCTTTATCGGTGGGGTGACTGCGCCTCCAGGCAAACGGATGGGGCATGCAGGCGCCATTATTTCTGGCGGAAAGGGAACGGCAAAAGAGAAGATTGCTACGCTTGAAGCCTGCGGGATCAAGGTGGCGCCGACTCCTTCCGAAATGGGCTCGACACTGGTAAGTGTGTTGGAAGCGCGTGGTATTTTGAATCTGTGTACGACACATTAA
- the sucC gene encoding ADP-forming succinate--CoA ligase subunit beta: MNIHEYQGKEVLKQYGVAVPNGKVAYTVEEAVAAAETLGSAVTVVKAQIHAGGRGKAGGVKVAKGLDEVRTFASEILGKVLVTHQTGPEGKEVKRLLIEEGCDIRKEYYVGVVVDRATGRIVLMASEEGGTEIEEVAAATPEKIFKAVVDPAIGLQVYQARKLAYEINIPNELVNKAVKFMLALYEAFVDKDCSIAEINPLVVTGDGNVMALDAKLNFDSNALFRHKDILELRDLDEEDEKEIEASKYDLSYIALDGNIGCMVNGAGLAMATMDIIKYYGGDPANFLDVGGGATTEKVTEAFKIILSDPKVEGIFVNIFGGIMQCDIIANGVVEAAKQLGLTRPLVVRLEGTNVELGKQILAESGLNIVAADSMADGAQKIVELVQ; the protein is encoded by the coding sequence GCGCTGTTACGGTCGTAAAAGCACAAATTCATGCTGGTGGACGCGGTAAAGCGGGTGGAGTAAAAGTTGCCAAAGGTTTGGATGAGGTGCGTACTTTTGCTTCTGAAATTTTGGGTAAGGTGCTTGTGACACATCAGACCGGACCTGAAGGTAAAGAAGTCAAACGCCTTTTGATTGAGGAAGGCTGTGATATTCGCAAAGAATATTACGTAGGCGTTGTCGTGGATCGCGCGACTGGACGCATCGTATTGATGGCCTCCGAAGAAGGCGGTACGGAAATCGAAGAGGTGGCTGCGGCTACTCCGGAGAAGATTTTTAAAGCAGTTGTTGATCCAGCAATTGGGCTTCAGGTGTATCAAGCTCGTAAGCTGGCGTATGAGATTAATATTCCCAATGAGCTGGTAAATAAAGCGGTCAAGTTTATGCTGGCGCTTTACGAAGCATTTGTGGACAAGGACTGTTCGATTGCAGAAATTAATCCCCTAGTCGTTACGGGTGATGGGAATGTAATGGCGCTGGATGCCAAATTGAATTTTGATTCCAATGCATTGTTCCGTCATAAGGATATTCTGGAATTGCGTGATTTGGATGAAGAGGACGAGAAGGAAATTGAGGCATCTAAATATGATCTAAGCTATATCGCTCTGGACGGCAATATTGGCTGTATGGTCAATGGTGCAGGTTTGGCGATGGCCACGATGGATATTATCAAATATTACGGTGGCGATCCGGCCAATTTCCTGGACGTTGGAGGCGGTGCAACAACGGAAAAGGTAACCGAAGCGTTCAAAATCATTTTGTCCGATCCGAAGGTAGAAGGTATTTTCGTCAACATTTTCGGCGGGATTATGCAGTGTGACATCATTGCGAACGGCGTCGTGGAGGCTGCCAAGCAGTTGGGGCTGACTCGACCGCTTGTTGTCCGTCTTGAAGGAACGAATGTTGAGCTCGGCAAACAGATTTTAGCGGAATCCGGTTTGAATATTGTGGCAGCTGATTCCATGGCGGATGGTGCCCAAAAAATCGTTGAACTTGTTCAATAG